In Mytilus edulis chromosome 3, xbMytEdul2.2, whole genome shotgun sequence, the genomic window tgaaaaaccaGCTTTTTCGTCAGTTGACTTAATAGCTGATACATCAACAAACTATTCATTCACAGAATTCAATGTAAGGACAATACTGTACAAATTATTGTCAACTCTCTCTGAAGATGCTTTATTTAATGCATTTAATTACTACCTTGAAGACATGTATGCAATGAAATCAGAAATAACAGATGATGACTTTTGTACTGATAAAATAGACCCATACAATGAATTCCAGTTGAAGCTTTGTTACTGTGAAAAACTGTGCAATGTCAGTGACGATGAAAAGTTTATGAAATTTTTCAGAAGAaatgcttattttttagtttcaCATATTGAGGAAGTGGTTGAAGGGAATACCATCAAGTTAAAACTTGTTTCCTGCAAAATACTGCTTTATCTAGTACAGATGACAACACGAAACCCACACATCCTTCAAAAAACAGTACTGCAGGCTTCCCCTTCTGTTACCTTAAAAGATTATTCCCCAAACGATACAATAAGGGGTTTATTACAAACATTGTTATCGGTACTTTCTGAAGATGGATTATTCACAGTATTAAATAACTACCTTAAAAAACTGTATctaatcaaatcaaaattaacaGAAGATGACTTTTGCACTGGAAAGATAGAGCCATACTATGAATTTCTGCTGAAACTGTGTCACTGTGAGAAACTGTGCAGTAAAAATGATGATGAAGCTTATAGGGACATTCTCATAAAAAATGCTGATTTGTTTGTATCACAGATTCCAGAATTGCATaaaggaaataaaacaaaaataaaacttatttctTGCAAGGTACTGTTATGTCTTTTGAATTGGAACATCTGTAAACAGCAAACAAAATTCAGCCTATCAGAGATTCAGATCAGTGATATGCAGACATCTGTCTCATTCATATCCGAAGCAGGAAAGACAAACAAAAGtgtatgtacaatgtacaaaGTAAGATGTGTATTGCAAAACTTATTATCAACTCTGACAGATAATGATATTTCTGAAGTATTCAATGACTACATTGAACAACAGTATTCTATGAAATCAGAAATAACTGCAGATGGGTTGTGTATTGGCGAAAAAGGATCACATCATGAATTACTGTTGAAAGTTTGTTTCTATGAAAAACTGTGCAAGGAAATTGATGTTCAaactttaaggaaattttttAGAACAAATGCGGATTTTATAGTAAAAGGGATAAACAAATCGGTTCTTAGaaatcaaaaaaaatttaaacttatTTCTTGCAAGATACTGTTATGTCTTTTAAATTCGAATATCTGTAATATTTCCATTTTTGAAGCagaaaacacaaacaaaagtGTATGTACAATGAACAAAGTAAGATGTGTATTGAAAAACCTATTATCAACTCTGACAGATAATGATATTTCTGAAGTATTCAATGACTACATTGAACAACAGTATTCTATGAAATTAGAAATAACTGCAGATGGGTTATGTATTGGCGAAAAAGGATCACATCATGAATTCAAGTTGAAACTTTGTTTCTTTGAAAAACTGTGCAAGGAAAAAGATGTTGAAACGTTAAAGAGATTTCTCAGAAACAATGCGAAGTTTTTGGCAGCACAGATTAAAAAAGTGATACTaggaaatcaaacaaaaacaaaatggatTTCCTGCAAGATACTGTTATGTCTTTTAAACAGGAATATTTGTAATGATAAAACCGCAACCTCACTAACTGTACAAAATGCAGTAACACAGGATACCCCTTCTGTTCCTATAGTAGCTTATACATCAGCAAAACACTCTTGCatagaaaatacaaaaacaacatacTTGTTTATAGAAAATTCAATAACAGGTATATTGCAGTCATTGTTATCAGTGCTTTCGGAAGAAGAAATATTGAAAGTTTTAATTGACTATTTTAAACAACTGTATAACATGAAATTAGATGTCAGAGACGATGATTTTTTTACGGGAAAGATAGAGCCATATCAAGAATTCCTGATGAAACTATGTTACTCTGAGACACTGTGTAGTGAAAAAGACGATGAACATCTGAAGAAATTTCTACGAAGAAATGTTGATTATTTAGTTCCACAGATTAAGGAAGTAGTTGATTTGAATaaatcaaaaatgataaaatatgtttCCTGCAAGATAATGTTGTGTCTTTCAAAATGGGGCATATGTTATATGAATACGTCAGACATATCTCTTAAAACTATTTTAAGTCAGACACTAACCCTTAAAGCAGACTGTCAAGAtcttataaatgaaaatgctCCTGTTTTTTTATCAATGGTAGACACAGTTATGACAAAAAATGATATTCCAGTACTAAATGAACTTTGTAATGTTCTTCTTTGTATCCCTTACAATGAACGGTACTTTCATGATGTAGCTGATGCAGTTAACAAATTAATCAGGTGCCATGCAACACAAGAAGGAATGGGTGAGTTGGTCTGTAATTGGATTACCACTTTAGGATGCAGAATTTTGAAGCACTTGAATGATAACCAGAAGCTAGATAATGTTATCAAAATAGAAATTGATTTTCAGAATTTGAATAACTTAATGGAAGATTTATTTACTGATAATTGTCACGATAAGATTATATATTGGCTTATCAGGGATCATTTTCGCACGTCTGAATGCTGTTATTCATATTATCATAGAAATGATTTCGTGTCAAGATTATACCAACTATGGACAgataaaattaaatgtaaattaaaaacaatacagTTTTCAAACGAGATAAGAAATAAAGGAAAGGAGGTTTCAATCaataaacatgaaaaatttaTACCTATGAAGTTTTTACGATCTAATAATACAATGAGTGAAAAGAATTTCATTGCTGAATGGGAAGAGGACCTACAAGAAGATCATCTGAATGCCCAAAAAACAGAAGCTCaacttaaagaaattaaaatgatAGATCAAATGGCAAATAAATTGAAGCTATTTcaaatttttgtacttttcatGATTTCATTGACAGCAGGGACATCAACTGGACACCACAAGTCAGCAAAAATGAAGAAATACTTGACCCTTAAATATGAATATGACAAGGCAAGTCTTTACCTACTATGGTGTTCAGGGGATATTGAAGTTCATCCAGGGCCATGTCTGAAAAAGGCATCATTGATTCATCATTCGTCTATAGAGAGAAGGTGGATTAACAATATTAGTCAAAAGCTTATTAAACTATTACCATCAAATAAACAGTCAAAATACAAAGCAACAAAAATTAGACGAAATGACAGAGAGAACAAGGAGCACTTAAAAACTTTGTTGACAAAATGCCAAGACGAAAATGTGCAGGTACAAAAGTTGTACCTATCTGAAATAAGAGCCTGGGAATCAATGGAATATAAGCTTTTacataaattgtttatttaccGATGTGAAAATGAGATTTTGATCTCATCAATCCAAGATTTTTTTACTAACGGAGGCAACACCAACGCTCTAATAGATCTCAATATTAGCTTTATTTCTGAACTTCAAACAAGTGAAATTGCAAAGACCAATATGGATGATCAGAACCCTAAAGACAAATCACAAATTATGGTCTACCTCACACGTCATATAGCTGGAATTTCAATTAAATGTGCACATGGAATTGACCCTGATGCCAAATTTGATGGACTTTGGGACTTACCATTGAAAAACTGGCCTAAAAATATAATACTTTTTGATCCAAACAACAGAGGAAAATATAACAAGAGAAAGTTTGGAAAAAAACTCATATCTGATCAGGAACTGGTTGATTTACTTTTAACTCTCCCTCAAATAACCTTTCCTCAGAAATACAAAGATGTAGTGGATGCCTATAAGGTCATGAGGAAaagcaaaaacaaacaacataaagCAGAACTGTGTAAAATTTTCATCAAAACCAGAAGCTTGGAAAAAATTGATTTTTCCCTAAAAAGTCTTTGGATAAATGGAATATTTACAGATGAAGTTCATAATACTATTATAAAATGGGTGACAACTGGAGCTGTAGAAAATGGAGATGATAAAAAACTGTCATCAGGAATCATTGATGGTGAAGGACAAATTGGACGGCctcatattttaataaatataagcaCAAAATGCATTACACTCTCTATAAATCCTGTTACTGAATCTAGTTCGCATGTTAGGTATGACTTTCCATTCAATGATGAACTTGTTCTATTAAAGACTATGGCTACTGtagtaaatcaaaataaaatacaagaacCTTCAAGTGACTTTCACAAAAAGTTCACTGCAAAGAAATCCTTGAAATTGATACCAACATCAGattcaaaacaaacagaaaatcaaACTGAATCAATCATTATTCCACAAGAGGCTATGGATATGATAAATTCATATACTGTTATTGACCGTAGTGGGAATGTACTATTTGAAAATGGCAACACACTTCCAAGTAAAATATTGACTCAAGCAACTGCTCTTAGTTCAATGACTCATTTGGAACAATCAATCTCTTCAAAATTTCAATTCAATCAATCACTAACACAAACTGGACAACAAGTCTCCATAACGAGCCCACCTGATCCATCAAATTGCAATGAAGATTACCTAAGAAAATCAGCTATGAGTGTTAGGGATGTCTCACAAAATTTCGATATGTGTACAACAAACTGCCATACAACCAATATTGAATCATTGGATTTAATATCATCCATCAATTCAGAGGTAGTTCCTGATTCAGGGCACCAATTCAAGGCTTTGAATGGCAATCAGCTCCAACTAACTGGTTCAAACTACAGTTCAGATAATAGTAGCAATCCTGATTCACAAAGTTACTTACCTGTTGGATCAAAGAGCAAGGTATGTTTTGTTACTGGTAAAAACGTGAAATTTAATTAATGTGATAGAACAAATATTTAACAGGAATCTCttctgaaataaagaataaagaatgagACTTTCCATTATTACAAACCTGATACTGTCTCATTTTTGGGATAACTAAcaatattgcaatacttattaaatTAACAGAATCTTTAACAAATGGTAACATTTTGTTGATATAATGATTGCGACAAAAGATGCAACAGTTAGTTTCATATACCTATTTTCAGAAAAGAAAATGCAATGAAGagaaaaatggtaaaataaaagaAAGGAAGAAACAATTATTGAGTCCTCATATGAAAGATAGGACAAACCCGTTATCAGATCAAGTCAAACAGGTACTGTTGAATCAAGAAATACGTTTGTGACAAAAAAGcttgatattttttatcaattgaaCAGACTCTTAAATTGAAATGCAATACTTTTACCACAATACTTTAGTCTGAGCTTAAAAGTTGAACATAATTAACCAATGTTAACCCAAGGTTCTAAACAACATATCCGAATACattctattttgttttaagtttttacCAGAATTAAAATTCTATATATTCACTACTGATCTATGGTTTTCAATCTGAtaatttttctttcttctttaagCAAACTGAGACTGACATGAAACAGATGGCTCCTTTCGAAGACAACTCAATCATAGTAAACACAAACATGAACCTGTTATTGAACCTCCATGGCATTGATTTGGAacaatttgattttcattatttatcttctcattttctTGAAAACGAGATTATAAATGATCAAAGTAATGATTATAATAAAGACCCGTTGGAGACCACTTATCAAGAGTCAAATGACAATACTATGACTAACCTGGAGGATTTTTTAGAAGACATGATTTAACATAAATATTGAAAGAATGTCACACATTGGATCATATTTGTCTATTGGGTGATGTTTGCATTATCTTTCTAGTTGATAACATTCCAATCAGCCTTTTGGTAATTATTGGGTGACAAATAAaacttcaatatatatatattgtatatataattctatcatttttgtttttgttttattacttcTAGTATGTATAAGAACAGTCTATCAATTTGTACTACATCATTTTTTTGGCTCGCCAAGTGCacttttttcatcaatttaaGTCTGTCGTCGTCtctcaatcttttacaaaaatcttctattaAACTAGACggcaaaatataaacaattttaaccatAATCTTTATTTGGGtattaagtttttaaaatgtgtctgATTATGGCAGAAATAGCTAAACACAGATTttaggggtaaaatgcaaattttgactaTCATCATGAACACCACGTTAAAAGATATATTACGACAGAGCAAACAGTTGATAATAGACAAATAAATGATGCACACGACAACATCTACAAATGAGCAGCATAATAGCTGAAATCTGTAGTCGACTCGTTTtagagttattgttctttaatgatgatttttatacccccgctttgaaaaaagggggtatactgttttacctctgtctgtccgtcagtccgtccgtccgttcgttcgtccatcagtccgtccgtcccataaATATTTGTTCGTcccatttttctcaggaactataatacaaggatttctgaaattcggtttcaaggtttatataagtctgcaataccgtgtgatgcgttttcacattcatcactcgacaacttcctgtttaccgaacacttgtattatttttacacatgataaccaagttgaaaattttcgtcacatttttctcagtaactacaatacaaggattttcatgaaatttggtttcaaggtttatataagtctgcaataccgtgtgatgcattttcacattcatcactcgacaacttcctgtttaccgaacacttgtgtgattttacacatgatagccaagttgaaaattttcgtcacatttttctcaggaattacaatacaagaatttctgaaattcggtttcaggatttataccaGTCAAGTCacctataccgtgtgatgcgttttcagattcatcactcaacaacttcctgtttaccgaacacctgcatatttttacaccattagaattatccacttgcggcgggggtatcatcagtgagcagtaccTCGCAGTTTCactttcgttcatttttttttagattaaaaaggccgttagttttctcgtttaaattgttttacattgtcatatcggggccttttatagctgactatgcggtataggctttggtcattgttgaaggccgtacagtgacctatagttgttaatgtctgtgtcattttggtctcttgtggacaattgtctcattggcaatcataccacatcttcttttttataattataagttGTTCCAATTTTATGCtgatttttaggcagttaagctgccttatgcgagcactcTGGATTTGGGTTCCCCCTGTGAATTTTTGAAAAAGTGCCTTGCTCTGATTTTGCGGGTCTGGTAGATTTTTTATAACTAATTAGACATTTTTGTCACACTTTTTGTGATGATAAACAATAAATATGTGGAAGGTTACCTTAAATGATCGTCAAATCACCCAAAACAATTGATGTTCCCCAATTGAAAAAGTGCTAATTAAAAGTTAAACATAGCTTTTTATCGTCTGTGCTTTTGGTAAAGATGTAAGTGAACTATAGTAAGAATAATTTCATCGCCGAAAATGTCTGTAatgaagtcattaaaatttgccaaatgGCGCATGGATATATTTTGCGGCTATTTTTAATCAGTGACGCCGTTGAATTTAGTGGATTCCATTCTATTAAAGGTAAATATTTATAAGCCTTAACTTACTTACTCTCTGGAATAATTCTTGAATTTGTAAGAATacttgattattttatttctacattgtatgaagttatgtattttattaatttaatccGTAAATGCCAgctgatgtttttattatttggcATCGTGCCTCTGCGTACTTGCTATATATCGTGTAAACCCCATAACATTATACTCGATCGGGGCCTTTGCAATTCCAATCGGGACCTCATTCAAGATGGTTTCTTTTTTCgtgttattttaataaaattcaggCTTTGGTGTTACAGACTGATACATGTGCTTTGATATAGCAAAAAAGTGCTTCAAACAGTTTTGAGGTTAATGACAGAATCAAAAaatatagcatatatatatatatgagggtCTGATGGGTTATTTTCGTTCTTCGTTATCGGCGCATATTCGCTATCTtgatcctttttttcttttttctttttttttatatttcgtgatccgtgatcatttaatttatttctcaTTATCTCATTATCGTCTCCAAATCTCGATAGGGTAATTGCTTCACTTCCTGTGGTTTTTAACTCCAATTTCTCTGCTAAATGTCTTGTAATAAATGACCTTGAGGCGCCTTCGTCAAAAAGGATCTTTGCATCAATCGTTTGGTCTTTGTAGCTTAGTGGTGCTATTGCGgtctttaataaaacatttggaCGAGCACAATTTAAAGATGAATATAAAACAGAAGTCTCAGATTCCTCCGCGTTGTGTTTTTGTACTGTACTTGTACTACTTGTACTTGTAGTTTCTTTATCATGATCGTTGTCGCATAGGCTTGTGTGGTGACGTCTATCACATTTCTTGCAGTTTGATTTAGATTTGCAATCTACTACGCGGTGTCGCCCTAAGCAATTAAAGCACAATCTATCTTCTTTAACAATTTTCATGCGGTCATTCTGGTCTGTATATTTAGTACATTCTGAGAAAAGTGGGGTTCCTTGCAGAATGCGCAGCTAATTTGATAAGATTTATGTGGTGAATTGGTTTTTGGCCAGTTCTCGCGAGATTTTGTGTTTGTGTAGAATGTAGCTGTAGTACTAGGACTTTCAAATGATTCTGTACTGCTACCAGACTCTAAAATTGCCAGTTCCTTAAAAATAGATCTCCTAAGATCACCAAGATACCAATCTGTTGAACCGTGTTCACGAGTCAGGTTTTTGCGTATTTCACTGGGCATTTTGTTAAGTATGACTGGTACTAATAACGAGCCGTATGAGTCTTGAGTTTGTCCGAGAGATTCTAGTCCACGTATGTATGTTTCTGTTCTGTCATAGTAACTTCTAAGTTGCGAAAGCGTATTCTTTGGTGCGGGTATGTCTAGTAGTGCATGTACGATTGAATTATCTTATGCTTTTGTCCGAATCTTTCATGTATGAGTTCAATAGCTTTGTTGTAGTTTGTGTGCGTAAGAGCAAATCCGGCAATTGTGTATGACGCTTCTCCCTCTAGTAACGACTTTAGGTAATTAAACTTTTGAACGTCGGTTAGAGTGTTGTTGTTGTGAATTGCGGAATCAAAAGAATCCCAAAAGGATTGCCATTCAAGTACGTTTCCATCAAATGTAGGTAAATTCAATTTCGGTAGTTTATGAAAGTTGCTGCTATTGACGCTTGAA contains:
- the LOC139516605 gene encoding uncharacterized protein, with the translated sequence MTTLTKRVKKKKKSCFSQSSLEALYEYHDALNISSSLNNEQLRSCEKKLIKLDKNELEGFFRLHLPDSRCVFLQFLHLFCKHGQEKKLTFVKVQLNVMLHSLTENDRYNMFDKYLYQRLKTKSNLTEIDLLTDQIDPPHQFLLKLCYWNIFCAKKDSEGCKEFLRKYADVLVSNIEALATNFQWSFFTHEKRHHISCKILLCLLNWNICEAQTQITLQNIEKPAFSSVDLIADTSTNYSFTEFNVRTILYKLLSTLSEDALFNAFNYYLEDMYAMKSEITDDDFCTDKIDPYNEFQLKLCYCEKLCNVSDDEKFMKFFRRNAYFLVSHIEEVVEGNTIKLKLVSCKILLYLVQMTTRNPHILQKTVLQASPSVTLKDYSPNDTIRGLLQTLLSVLSEDGLFTVLNNYLKKLYLIKSKLTEDDFCTGKIEPYYEFLLKLCHCEKLCSKNDDEAYRDILIKNADLFVSQIPELHKGNKTKIKLISCKVLLCLLNWNICKQQTKFSLSEIQISDMQTSVSFISEAGKTNKSVCTMYKVRCVLQNLLSTLTDNDISEVFNDYIEQQYSMKSEITADGLCIGEKGSHHELLLKVCFYEKLCKEIDVQTLRKFFRTNADFIVKGINKSVLRNQKKFKLISCKILLCLLNSNICNISIFEAENTNKSVCTMNKVRCVLKNLLSTLTDNDISEVFNDYIEQQYSMKLEITADGLCIGEKGSHHEFKLKLCFFEKLCKEKDVETLKRFLRNNAKFLAAQIKKVILGNQTKTKWISCKILLCLLNRNICNDKTATSLTVQNAVTQDTPSVPIVAYTSAKHSCIENTKTTYLFIENSITGILQSLLSVLSEEEILKVLIDYFKQLYNMKLDVRDDDFFTGKIEPYQEFLMKLCYSETLCSEKDDEHLKKFLRRNVDYLVPQIKEVVDLNKSKMIKYVSCKIMLCLSKWGICYMNTSDISLKTILSQTLTLKADCQDLINENAPVFLSMVDTVMTKNDIPVLNELCNVLLCIPYNERYFHDVADAVNKLIRCHATQEGMGELVCNWITTLGCRILKHLNDNQKLDNVIKIEIDFQNLNNLMEDLFTDNCHDKIIYWLIRDHFRTSECCYSYYHRNDFVSRLYQLWTDKIKCKLKTIQFSNEIRNKGKEVSINKHEKFIPMKFLRSNNTMSEKNFIAEWEEDLQEDHLNAQKTEAQLKEIKMIDQMANKLKLFQIFVLFMISLTAGTSTGHHKSAKMKKYLTLKYEYDKASLYLLWCSGDIEVHPGPCLKKASLIHHSSIERRWINNISQKLIKLLPSNKQSKYKATKIRRNDRENKEHLKTLLTKCQDENVQVQKLYLSEIRAWESMEYKLLHKLFIYRCENEILISSIQDFFTNGGNTNALIDLNISFISELQTSEIAKTNMDDQNPKDKSQIMVYLTRHIAGISIKCAHGIDPDAKFDGLWDLPLKNWPKNIILFDPNNRGKYNKRKFGKKLISDQELVDLLLTLPQITFPQKYKDVVDAYKVMRKSKNKQHKAELCKIFIKTRSLEKIDFSLKSLWINGIFTDEVHNTIIKWVTTGAVENGDDKKLSSGIIDGEGQIGRPHILINISTKCITLSINPVTESSSHVRYDFPFNDELVLLKTMATVVNQNKIQEPSSDFHKKFTAKKSLKLIPTSDSKQTENQTESIIIPQEAMDMINSYTVIDRSGNVLFENGNTLPSKILTQATALSSMTHLEQSISSKFQFNQSLTQTGQQVSITSPPDPSNCNEDYLRKSAMSVRDVSQNFDMCTTNCHTTNIESLDLISSINSEVVPDSGHQFKALNGNQLQLTGSNYSSDNSSNPDSQSYLPVGSKSKKRKCNEEKNGKIKERKKQLLSPHMKDRTNPLSDQVKQQTETDMKQMAPFEDNSIIVNTNMNLLLNLHGIDLEQFDFHYLSSHFLENEIINDQSNDYNKDPLETTYQESNDNTMTNLEDFLEDMI